In one window of Solanum pennellii chromosome 2, SPENNV200 DNA:
- the LOC107009880 gene encoding uncharacterized protein LOC107009880, with amino-acid sequence MAVCRNFLWSGQIHTSKVPLVAWEIVCQSKKEGDLGITECMRWNEVDIAKYLWNITSKADNLWVKWVHEIYIKGEDWWQYKPSVDSCWYWRKICSIKDKFAAGYAGNKWIQTNREYTIQSGYRWLSGNGNQWPWWRDTWNTMNVPKHSIICWLTMHRRLLTRDRLAKMGICGQTECLFECEYSMKFLMLVLEWMGLNIQRTNLEGLWRRLARKATGKISRALIRAIIAALIYHIWQARNGALWNKAVVRPTEIMKKIKEESKGRFMSKIHRGLESVARDWILQKRTLE; translated from the exons ATGGCAGTTTGTAGGAATTTCCTTTGGAGTGGTCAAATACATACATCTAAAGTACCACTTGTAGCATGGGAGATAGTTTGCCAGAGTAAAAAGGAGGGAGACTTGGGAATTACAGAATGTATGAGATGGAACGAGGTTGATATAGCTAAATATTTGTGGAATATAACAAGCAAAGCTGATAATCTTTGGGTCAAATGGGTGCacgaaatatatataaaaggggAAGATTGGTGGCAATACAAACCGAGTGTGGATAGTTGCTGGTACTGGAGGAAAATTTGTAGCATCAAAGATAAATTTGCAGCAGGCTATGCAGGAAACAAATGGATACAAACAAATAGGGAATATACAATTCAAAGTGGCTATCGATGGCTGTCAGGAAATGGAAACCAATGGCCATGGTGGAGAGATACATGGAATACAATGAACGTGCCAAAACATAGTATTATATGCTGGTTGACTATGCATAGGAGGCTACTAACAAGAGATAGACTTGCAAAGATGGGAATATGTGGGCAAACAGAATGCTTATTTGAATGTGAGTATTCAATGAAATTCTTAATGCTGGTACTCGAATGGATGGGACTGAACATACAAAGAACTAACCTGGAGGGATTATGGAGGAGACTAGCGAGGAAAGCGACAGGGAAGATCAGCAGAGCACTTATCCGAGCAATAATAGCAGCCCTAATATATCATATTTGGCAAGCACGAAATGGAGCATTGTGGAACAAAGCAGTAGTCAGACCGACGgaaattatgaagaagatcAAGGAGGAGAGTAAAGGCAGATTTATGAGCAAAATACATAGAG GATTGGAGTCAGTGGCCCGTGATTGGATTCTCCAAAAACGTACTCTTGAGTAA